The following are from one region of the Thiocapsa rosea genome:
- a CDS encoding glycosyltransferase family 4 protein: MSASGPLRFLIPGDPSIPTGGYRYDRRIIDGLIHAGRWVKIERLDDSFPRPTVAALVEAERCFAGLPDGTSVVVDGLAFGLLGESAARHRGRLGLIALVHHPLALETGLDPTRVEALRIGETAALASARLVVVTSDATADLLAGDYGVSRTRIRVVEPGTDVAPLAVGSGASAPNLLCVAAITPRKGHDILLQALASLTERSWRLDCVGSLTRCPATSAAVQRFSDQSGLSERVRFTGEVDESQLAALYHRADLFVLPTRFEGYGMVLTEALARGLPIVSTRTGPIPSLVPRDAGLLVEPDDPAALRAALARVLDDSGLRAGLVAGARSALPRLRSWDAASTDFMDVLDEVCNG, encoded by the coding sequence GTGAGTGCCTCGGGTCCGCTCAGGTTCCTGATCCCGGGCGATCCGAGCATACCGACCGGCGGTTATCGTTACGATCGGCGGATCATCGACGGCCTGATCCATGCGGGTCGGTGGGTCAAGATCGAGCGCCTCGACGACAGCTTCCCTCGTCCGACGGTCGCGGCATTGGTCGAGGCGGAGCGGTGTTTCGCGGGACTCCCGGACGGCACCAGTGTCGTCGTCGATGGACTGGCCTTCGGGTTGCTGGGTGAGAGTGCCGCGCGCCATCGAGGGCGCTTGGGCCTGATCGCGCTCGTCCATCATCCTCTTGCCTTGGAAACAGGTCTCGACCCGACGCGCGTGGAAGCCTTGCGCATCGGCGAGACCGCCGCCCTGGCCTCCGCGCGTCTGGTCGTCGTGACCAGCGACGCGACCGCGGATCTGCTCGCCGGCGACTACGGGGTCTCGCGGACTCGGATCCGTGTGGTGGAGCCCGGAACGGATGTCGCGCCTCTTGCAGTCGGATCCGGGGCGTCCGCGCCGAACCTGCTATGCGTTGCCGCCATCACACCTCGCAAGGGCCACGATATCCTCCTGCAGGCGCTCGCCTCCCTGACGGAGCGTTCCTGGCGGCTCGACTGTGTCGGCAGCTTGACCCGTTGCCCCGCGACGAGTGCGGCCGTGCAGCGTTTCTCCGATCAATCGGGTCTGAGCGAGCGCGTTCGGTTCACGGGCGAGGTCGACGAGTCTCAGCTTGCGGCGCTCTATCACCGGGCCGACCTTTTCGTTCTGCCGACGCGCTTCGAGGGTTACGGGATGGTCCTGACCGAGGCACTGGCGCGTGGTCTACCGATCGTCAGTACCCGGACCGGGCCGATCCCGAGTCTGGTACCCCGGGATGCGGGGCTCTTGGTAGAGCCGGACGATCCTGCAGCACTTCGCGCCGCCTTGGCACGGGTCCTCGATGACTCGGGGCTCCGCGCCGGGCTCGTTGCGGGCGCGCGGTCGGCACTCCCCCGACTCCGCTCATGGGACGCTGCCAGCACCGATTTCATGGATGTCCTCGACGAGGTGTGCAATGGGTGA
- a CDS encoding class I SAM-dependent methyltransferase: MGDFDVDWLRLRGPADVRARAADLPLLLRPHLPKRSPLKVLDLGCGTGSNLRALAPVLGGAQSWLCLDADTDLLDRLADETHAWAEASGFDWDATDRRVTGAEPHLTCTPDLNCTLATRRFDLARDLAELPIEGIGLVTASALLDLVSETWLAGLVSQCAKVQVPILMALTYDGRVAFEPALSLDREVIEAVNRHQGRDKGFGPALGPGANGRLAILAAAQGYWVEVRTSDWRIRRSERALQTALIRGWSRAAREEVTASDQAGIAHWEAVRLAAVERGCSRINVGHRDLLAIPRRA, translated from the coding sequence ATGGGTGATTTCGACGTCGATTGGTTGAGACTGCGCGGACCCGCGGATGTGCGGGCCCGCGCGGCGGATCTTCCGCTCTTGCTGCGCCCGCATCTTCCGAAGAGATCGCCTTTGAAGGTACTTGATCTTGGGTGCGGGACCGGCTCCAACCTGCGTGCACTGGCGCCGGTCTTGGGCGGTGCGCAGTCATGGCTCTGTCTGGATGCGGACACCGACCTTTTGGATCGTTTGGCGGACGAGACCCACGCCTGGGCGGAGGCATCGGGTTTTGATTGGGACGCGACCGATCGACGGGTCACGGGGGCCGAGCCTCATCTGACCTGCACTCCTGATCTGAACTGCACGCTGGCGACCCGTCGTTTCGACCTCGCGCGCGACCTAGCCGAGCTTCCGATCGAAGGCATCGGGTTGGTTACCGCCTCGGCGCTGCTCGACCTGGTGTCCGAGACCTGGCTCGCCGGGCTCGTCTCGCAATGCGCGAAGGTCCAGGTGCCGATCCTGATGGCCTTGACCTACGACGGCCGCGTGGCCTTCGAGCCCGCCTTGAGCCTCGATCGCGAGGTGATCGAGGCGGTGAATCGCCACCAGGGTCGCGATAAGGGATTCGGTCCGGCGCTGGGTCCCGGCGCGAACGGTCGCTTGGCGATCCTGGCGGCCGCACAGGGCTATTGGGTCGAGGTACGGACGAGCGACTGGCGTATCCGGCGCTCGGAACGGGCGCTGCAGACGGCCCTGATCCGCGGCTGGTCCCGGGCAGCCCGCGAAGAGGTGACCGCATCGGATCAGGCGGGGATCGCGCACTGGGAGGCGGTCCGGCTTGCTGCCGTCGAGCGCGGTTGTTCCCGAATCAACGTCGGTCATCGCGATCTTCTCGCCATCCCCCGGCGGGCTTAA
- a CDS encoding RibD family protein, with translation MIRSKITQREQSDPPPRRHDTDTARAWSLILSAARLARNAAWSLEHPLAMRADPDGRVSPVDPAHRSQADLLWLPHEGWRTGDRAADRTEDCHGEDPARALFDLYLPFCRPHPGPVEVIAHLGQSIDGYIATSDGDARFVTGKANIRHLHRMRALSDAVLVGAETVAADDPRLTTRLVAGPNAMRVVLDPRRRLSPERHLFNDGESETLLCCDRARIRPGEQRHGQAELIGVPAMSDGLDLGALLGTLAERGLRRIFIEGGGTTVSRFLEAGLLSRLQIAVAPLVIGSGRPGVRLPPTARLADALRPATRIFRMGEDVLYDFDLSAGAPDHSTDASPQMSMDEAAVNRAELSRIR, from the coding sequence ATGATCCGATCCAAGATCACTCAGCGAGAGCAATCGGACCCGCCGCCGCGTCGGCATGACACCGACACCGCTCGCGCCTGGTCGCTGATTCTGAGTGCCGCTCGACTGGCACGCAACGCGGCTTGGTCGCTCGAACATCCGTTGGCCATGCGTGCCGACCCCGACGGACGGGTGTCGCCGGTCGATCCGGCGCATCGCTCGCAAGCGGATCTGCTCTGGCTCCCTCACGAGGGCTGGCGCACGGGAGACCGGGCTGCGGATCGCACCGAGGATTGCCATGGCGAGGATCCGGCGCGCGCACTCTTTGATCTTTACCTGCCCTTTTGCCGCCCGCATCCGGGTCCGGTGGAGGTCATCGCCCATCTCGGTCAGAGCATCGACGGCTACATCGCCACGTCCGACGGGGACGCCCGCTTCGTGACCGGGAAGGCCAACATTCGCCACCTCCACCGCATGCGCGCGCTCAGCGATGCCGTGTTGGTCGGGGCCGAGACCGTCGCCGCGGACGATCCGCGCCTGACCACGCGGCTGGTCGCCGGACCGAATGCGATGCGGGTGGTCTTGGACCCGCGCCGACGTCTCTCCCCCGAGCGTCATCTGTTCAACGACGGCGAGTCCGAGACACTGCTCTGCTGCGATCGCGCCCGCATCCGGCCCGGCGAGCAGCGTCACGGGCAAGCCGAGCTGATCGGGGTACCGGCCATGTCCGACGGGCTCGATCTGGGCGCGCTCCTGGGCACCCTCGCGGAGCGGGGTTTGCGCAGGATCTTCATCGAAGGCGGCGGGACCACGGTCTCGCGGTTCCTTGAGGCCGGGCTGCTCTCGCGCCTGCAGATCGCGGTCGCCCCGCTCGTGATCGGCAGCGGTCGGCCGGGTGTGCGGCTGCCGCCGACCGCCCGTCTGGCGGATGCCTTGCGCCCGGCAACGCGCATCTTCCGTATGGGCGAGGATGTGCTCTACGATTTCGACCTGAGCGCGGGAGCGCCTGATCATTCCACCGATGCAAGCCCCCAAATGTCGATGGACGAAGCTGCGGTCAACCGAGCGGAGCTCTCCCGCATCCGCTAA
- a CDS encoding metallophosphoesterase family protein, with protein MRFLHAADVHLDSPLRGLERYEGAPVEEIRGATRRAFENLVALAVEESVDFVLLAGDIYDGDWRDYNTGLFFSGQMGRLNDHGIPVFLIAGNHDAASQITKALRPPPNLSVFATRAPETWVLEHLGVAIHGQGFPSRAVTDDLSRAYPQGDPALFNIGLLHTSLDGRPGHEPYAPCTLDGLRAKGYQYWALGHVHQRELIAEDPYIVFPGNIQGRHIRETGPKGCTLVRVEEGQVVEIEPRALDVVRWAICPVDVTDVRSLDQILPLVEHALAEASDAAENRLLATRLHLIGRSPIHSRLHAEHERLVNECRALVSSSGLADVWIEKLVVETHPSAAVSELSREDAFGGLLRTIHALEVDGERLSALSEEVDALALKLPPALRGGDDPFEPSDPAYLSDCLEDVKALLVERLRGQGAGPETDV; from the coding sequence TTGAGATTCCTGCATGCCGCCGATGTGCATCTCGACAGCCCGCTGCGCGGACTCGAACGCTACGAGGGTGCACCGGTCGAGGAGATCCGCGGCGCGACCCGCCGGGCCTTCGAGAATCTGGTCGCACTCGCGGTCGAGGAGTCGGTCGACTTCGTCCTGCTGGCCGGCGACATCTACGACGGGGACTGGCGCGACTACAACACCGGACTCTTCTTCTCCGGCCAGATGGGTCGTCTCAACGATCACGGGATCCCGGTCTTCCTGATCGCCGGCAACCACGATGCCGCAAGCCAGATCACCAAGGCGCTGCGTCCGCCGCCGAATCTCTCGGTCTTCGCCACGCGCGCGCCCGAGACCTGGGTCCTCGAGCACCTCGGCGTGGCCATCCACGGTCAAGGGTTTCCGAGCCGCGCGGTGACGGACGATCTGAGCCGGGCCTATCCGCAAGGCGATCCCGCACTCTTCAACATCGGATTGCTCCACACCTCGCTTGACGGTCGACCCGGTCATGAGCCCTACGCGCCCTGCACACTGGATGGCTTGAGAGCGAAAGGCTACCAGTATTGGGCGCTCGGGCATGTTCACCAGCGCGAGTTGATCGCGGAGGACCCCTACATTGTCTTTCCGGGCAACATCCAGGGCCGCCATATCCGCGAGACCGGGCCGAAAGGCTGCACGCTTGTGCGGGTCGAGGAGGGCCAGGTCGTGGAGATCGAGCCACGGGCGCTCGATGTCGTACGTTGGGCCATCTGTCCGGTGGATGTGACCGACGTGCGCAGCCTGGATCAGATCCTCCCGCTGGTCGAGCATGCGCTTGCCGAGGCGTCGGACGCGGCCGAGAACCGTCTTCTCGCCACACGTCTGCATCTCATCGGGCGCAGTCCGATCCATTCGCGTCTGCACGCCGAGCACGAGCGCTTGGTCAACGAGTGCCGGGCCTTGGTCTCATCCTCCGGTTTGGCCGATGTTTGGATCGAGAAGCTGGTCGTGGAGACGCATCCGTCGGCGGCGGTGTCCGAGCTGTCGCGCGAGGATGCCTTCGGCGGCCTGCTGCGCACCATCCACGCCCTGGAGGTCGACGGCGAGCGTCTTTCCGCCCTGAGCGAGGAGGTCGACGCGCTGGCACTCAAGCTGCCGCCCGCTTTGCGCGGCGGCGATGACCCGTTCGAACCGTCGGACCCCGCGTATCTGTCCGACTGCCTCGAAGACGTGAAGGCGCTTCTGGTGGAGCGGCTGCGCGGGCAAGGCGCCGGCCCGGAGACCGACGTATGA
- a CDS encoding ATP-binding protein has product MKLLELDLRAFGPFTDRRLDLSGGCEGLHLVFGPNEAGKSSALRALRGLLFGIHERTRDDFRHGKQELRLGGRLRNRNGEELAFVRRKGRKSTLLDPDGKAIGEDALLPFLGEVDDGLFERLFGIDYESLVGGGQTLLEERGREAEALFGTALGATAIHRVLDRLDQEANGLFLPRASKPRINALIGELGETERRLRDASLSVREWEQSKASLDRAIRELAAMDTEIAQMTLERSRLERIRRTLPDLVRMSRLREQLEGIGTVPVLAEDFATRREEAVAKLARADEARANAQHRLDGLRVLVGELSDAVSEDLLRESESIDDLRERLGSHRKAAQDRAELVAELAGRESEASALLQQVRSDLTREPVPADVTRLKPLLSRRRRATDLGARKAAVVDALAKTRADLAETQERLGLRAAALAELPAAVVSTDLQTALDAARRAGDLDQALVEERLALAAQLKTCEQGLSALGLWSGGLADLLAAPLPDEESLRRFADDTRALIEQRQALESKRSDVVAERLRCDEALRVAELSGSVPSEDDLAQSRAHRDRGWLLVKRAWLADEDVGAEARLYDAETSLADAFEGSLAVADEVADRLRREAGRVHDRATTRARLEVAQRELDETERALGALAVSVIRSEEAWHGLWSPCGVTPLPPAEMLPWLARAVRLREHIRQADALRERILSREAVRASHRVALLSALGTRDAAVEPGSSALATPELGALIGLAEGRQRVAEDGARARLALEHEVAELQERTRRLSRELSDAETAHAAWQADWTALMTELGLAPDAGPGEVSDDLQVIADAVAKVEAGTLLRSRIAGIDRDAIAFVAQTRDCLGRLAVDLLDRPVEEAILTLHVRLDEQRAVKTRLEELRAQASRTEGEIRESETAIAAADRVLAELCRQAACEAPEQLPLIEERVRDRRRLAAELADVERALMRAGDGLGIDALAQEAAAVDLDRAVMRLAEIDARLEQELRPAHRALIEEKADADRALKAMGGEGTAAALAEEAQQILAGIRTHAEQYVRIKLGARILRDEIERFRRQNSDPILGRTSRYFARLTCGAFSAVETDFDEADQPVLVGLRNSGERLRVEAMSTGTRDQLYLALRLANLEQYLQAAEPMPFVVDDILIQFDDERALATLATLADFSAKTQVILFTHHGRDIEQARQLDPSQERVWVHRLGS; this is encoded by the coding sequence ATGAAGCTCCTGGAACTCGACCTGCGCGCATTCGGACCCTTCACCGACCGCCGACTCGATTTGAGCGGCGGCTGCGAGGGCCTGCACCTGGTTTTCGGTCCCAACGAGGCCGGAAAAAGCTCGGCACTGCGCGCACTGCGCGGCTTGCTGTTCGGGATTCACGAGCGCACCCGCGATGACTTTCGACACGGCAAGCAGGAGCTGCGTCTCGGCGGGCGTCTGCGCAACCGCAACGGCGAGGAGCTTGCGTTCGTCCGACGCAAGGGCCGCAAGAGCACCCTGCTCGATCCGGACGGAAAGGCGATCGGCGAGGATGCGCTGCTGCCCTTCCTGGGCGAGGTGGACGACGGCCTGTTCGAGCGCCTCTTCGGGATCGACTACGAGAGCCTGGTCGGCGGTGGCCAAACCCTGCTCGAAGAGCGCGGCAGGGAGGCCGAGGCGCTGTTCGGGACCGCGCTCGGCGCCACCGCGATCCACCGGGTTCTGGATCGACTCGACCAAGAGGCCAACGGACTTTTTCTGCCCCGCGCGTCCAAGCCGCGGATCAACGCGCTGATCGGCGAGCTCGGCGAGACCGAACGTCGTCTGCGCGATGCGAGTCTGTCGGTCCGTGAGTGGGAGCAGTCCAAGGCGTCGCTCGATCGGGCGATTCGCGAGCTGGCGGCGATGGATACGGAGATCGCTCAGATGACGCTCGAGCGCAGCCGGCTCGAACGCATTCGGCGCACCCTCCCGGATCTGGTGCGCATGTCTCGGCTGCGGGAGCAATTGGAGGGGATCGGCACCGTGCCCGTGCTTGCCGAGGATTTCGCGACCCGCCGCGAGGAGGCGGTCGCAAAACTGGCTCGTGCCGACGAGGCCCGAGCCAATGCACAGCACCGGCTCGATGGGTTGCGCGTGCTGGTTGGCGAGCTCAGCGATGCCGTATCGGAAGATCTGCTCCGGGAGTCCGAGTCGATCGACGACCTGCGCGAGCGGCTCGGCAGCCATCGCAAGGCGGCGCAAGATCGCGCCGAGCTGGTCGCCGAGCTGGCGGGCCGAGAATCCGAGGCGAGCGCGCTGCTGCAGCAGGTGCGCTCGGACCTCACGCGGGAGCCTGTTCCTGCCGATGTGACCCGACTCAAGCCGCTGCTCTCGCGCAGACGCCGTGCGACCGATCTCGGTGCCCGCAAGGCCGCCGTGGTCGACGCGCTCGCCAAGACCCGTGCCGATCTCGCCGAGACGCAAGAGCGCCTCGGGCTGCGTGCCGCGGCGCTGGCCGAGCTACCCGCGGCAGTCGTCTCGACCGATCTGCAGACCGCGCTCGATGCCGCGCGCCGTGCCGGAGACCTGGATCAGGCGCTCGTCGAGGAACGCCTCGCGCTGGCGGCGCAGCTGAAGACGTGCGAGCAGGGGCTGTCCGCACTGGGTCTCTGGTCGGGCGGGTTGGCCGATCTACTCGCCGCACCGCTGCCGGACGAGGAGAGTCTGCGACGCTTCGCGGACGACACCCGCGCGCTGATCGAGCAACGGCAGGCACTGGAGTCGAAGCGTTCGGATGTGGTCGCCGAGCGTTTGCGCTGCGACGAGGCTCTGCGTGTGGCGGAGCTGAGCGGCTCGGTGCCGTCCGAGGATGATCTGGCGCAGTCCCGCGCGCATCGCGATCGGGGCTGGCTGCTCGTGAAGCGGGCATGGCTCGCGGACGAGGATGTCGGCGCCGAGGCGCGGTTGTACGACGCCGAAACCTCCCTTGCGGATGCCTTCGAGGGGTCGCTGGCCGTGGCCGACGAGGTCGCCGATCGGCTGCGTCGCGAGGCAGGGCGCGTCCATGACCGGGCGACGACCCGCGCACGACTGGAGGTCGCGCAGCGTGAGCTTGACGAGACCGAGCGCGCGCTGGGCGCGCTGGCGGTGTCTGTCATCCGTTCCGAGGAGGCATGGCATGGACTCTGGTCGCCCTGCGGCGTGACCCCGCTGCCGCCGGCCGAGATGCTGCCCTGGCTTGCGCGTGCGGTGCGGCTGCGCGAGCACATCCGCCAAGCCGACGCGCTGCGGGAACGCATCCTCTCCCGCGAGGCCGTGCGGGCATCGCATCGCGTGGCCCTCCTGAGCGCACTCGGCACCCGAGACGCGGCTGTCGAGCCCGGATCCTCGGCACTCGCCACGCCCGAGCTCGGCGCGCTCATCGGATTGGCCGAGGGTCGACAACGCGTCGCGGAAGACGGCGCGCGTGCGCGCCTCGCGTTGGAGCACGAGGTCGCGGAGCTCCAAGAACGTACGAGACGCCTGAGCCGCGAGCTCTCGGATGCGGAGACCGCGCACGCCGCATGGCAGGCGGACTGGACGGCCCTCATGACCGAGCTTGGGCTCGCGCCGGATGCCGGCCCGGGCGAGGTCTCGGACGATCTTCAGGTGATCGCGGATGCGGTGGCGAAGGTCGAGGCCGGGACCCTCTTGAGGTCACGCATCGCGGGTATCGATCGGGATGCCATCGCCTTCGTCGCGCAGACCCGCGACTGTCTCGGTCGGCTCGCGGTCGATCTGCTTGACCGTCCGGTGGAGGAGGCGATCTTGACGCTGCACGTGCGGCTCGACGAGCAACGTGCCGTCAAGACACGACTCGAAGAGTTGCGTGCCCAGGCGAGTCGCACCGAGGGGGAGATTCGCGAGTCGGAGACGGCAATCGCTGCGGCCGATCGCGTCCTCGCCGAGCTCTGTCGACAGGCCGCGTGCGAAGCGCCGGAGCAATTGCCGCTGATCGAGGAGCGCGTGCGCGACCGGCGGCGACTCGCCGCCGAGCTTGCGGATGTGGAGCGCGCACTCATGCGTGCCGGTGACGGCCTCGGGATCGACGCGCTCGCACAGGAGGCGGCCGCCGTCGATCTGGATCGGGCCGTCATGCGGCTGGCCGAGATCGATGCGCGCCTCGAGCAGGAGCTGCGTCCGGCGCACCGCGCGCTGATCGAGGAGAAGGCCGACGCCGATCGTGCACTCAAGGCAATGGGCGGAGAGGGCACCGCCGCCGCGCTCGCCGAGGAGGCCCAACAGATCCTCGCCGGCATCCGCACCCATGCCGAGCAGTACGTCCGAATCAAGCTCGGGGCCCGCATCCTGCGCGACGAGATCGAACGCTTCCGCCGCCAAAACAGCGACCCAATCCTCGGGCGCACGAGCCGCTATTTCGCGCGCTTGACCTGCGGCGCCTTCAGTGCGGTCGAGACCGATTTCGACGAGGCCGACCAGCCCGTCTTGGTCGGTCTGCGCAACAGCGGCGAGCGGCTGCGCGTGGAGGCGATGAGCACGGGCACCCGTGATCAGCTCTATCTGGCGCTGCGCCTCGCCAATCTGGAGCAGTATCTCCAAGCCGCCGAGCCGATGCCGTTCGTCGTCGACGACATCCTCATCCAGTTCGACGACGAGCGCGCGCTCGCCACACTCGCGACCCTGGCCGACTTCTCGGCCAAGACCCAGGTGATCCTTTTCACGCACCACGGCCGCGACATCGAGCAGGCGCGGCAGCTCGATCCGAGCCAAGAGCGGGTTTGGGTCCACCGTTTGGGGTCGTGA
- a CDS encoding BolA family protein, protein MEIEAVAQLIRQGIPGAEVQVSGDGSHFDAVVVSEVFEGLTPIKKQRLVMDTVKPQIASGELHALSIKTLTPAQAAEHVG, encoded by the coding sequence TTGGAAATCGAAGCTGTCGCACAACTCATCCGCCAGGGCATCCCCGGCGCCGAGGTCCAGGTCTCCGGAGACGGCAGTCATTTCGACGCCGTCGTCGTGAGCGAGGTCTTCGAAGGTCTCACGCCGATCAAGAAGCAGCGTCTGGTGATGGATACCGTCAAGCCGCAGATCGCGAGCGGGGAGTTGCACGCCTTGTCGATCAAGACCCTGACGCCGGCACAAGCCGCCGAGCACGTCGGCTGA
- a CDS encoding acetyltransferase, with translation MFLKHRTTGKMIEVLSQRDLFNPMHPKIVGRFHYGEEAQEPETFDKAELMFISDELLPRCWTDSHYRDDEVHHYYKKAS, from the coding sequence GTGTTTCTGAAACATCGCACTACCGGCAAGATGATCGAGGTCCTCAGTCAGCGGGACCTGTTCAATCCGATGCACCCGAAGATCGTCGGCCGTTTTCACTATGGTGAAGAGGCCCAGGAGCCGGAGACGTTCGACAAGGCCGAGCTGATGTTCATCTCGGACGAGTTGCTGCCGCGCTGCTGGACCGACAGCCATTATCGTGACGACGAGGTTCACCACTATTACAAGAAGGCGTCCTGA
- a CDS encoding YhdH/YhfP family quinone oxidoreductase, translating into MESYRAFRIHQDEQGHRAGLEALPKQVPETGEVLVRVAYSSVNYKDALAGTGRGKILRTFPLVGGVDAAGIVEQSNDPAYRAGDAVVATGWGLSFDHDGGYAEYLRVPATWLTPIPVGLDPRSTMILGTAGFTAALAVHRMQVNGQRPEMGPILVTGASGGVGSMAIAILARLGYEAVALSGKPELADWLTSIGAARIIGRDALADAKRPLEKALWGGAIDNVGGETLAQITRTIVPNGNIASIGLAGGHQLETTVMPFILRGVSLLGCNSVDVPQTLRADLWGHLASDWRPADFDLLLGETVDLDGLPQVFEAMLAGKTHGRILVEVAPPSDTNGG; encoded by the coding sequence ATGGAAAGCTATCGCGCATTTCGAATTCATCAAGACGAACAGGGCCACCGCGCCGGTCTCGAGGCACTGCCCAAACAGGTCCCCGAAACGGGCGAGGTCCTGGTCCGGGTCGCCTATTCGAGCGTCAATTACAAGGATGCACTCGCCGGCACGGGGCGCGGGAAGATCCTGCGCACCTTCCCGCTGGTCGGCGGGGTGGATGCCGCCGGCATCGTGGAGCAATCCAACGACCCCGCTTACCGTGCGGGGGATGCGGTCGTCGCGACGGGCTGGGGCCTGAGCTTCGACCACGACGGCGGCTATGCCGAGTATCTGCGCGTCCCTGCAACCTGGTTGACGCCGATTCCGGTCGGGTTGGACCCGCGCTCGACCATGATCCTGGGCACCGCGGGATTCACCGCGGCACTGGCGGTCCACCGCATGCAGGTCAACGGCCAGCGCCCCGAGATGGGTCCTATCCTGGTGACGGGCGCAAGCGGCGGGGTTGGATCCATGGCGATCGCGATCCTCGCCCGGCTCGGCTACGAGGCGGTCGCACTCTCGGGGAAACCGGAGCTTGCGGACTGGCTGACGTCAATCGGCGCCGCGCGCATCATCGGGCGCGATGCACTGGCCGATGCGAAGCGGCCGCTGGAGAAGGCCCTCTGGGGCGGCGCTATCGACAATGTCGGCGGCGAGACCCTGGCGCAGATCACGCGCACCATAGTCCCGAACGGGAACATCGCCAGCATCGGTCTGGCCGGCGGTCACCAACTCGAGACCACCGTGATGCCCTTCATCCTGCGCGGCGTGAGTCTGCTCGGTTGCAACTCGGTCGATGTCCCGCAGACGCTACGCGCCGATCTGTGGGGGCATCTGGCGAGCGACTGGCGCCCGGCCGACTTCGACCTGCTACTCGGAGAGACCGTCGATCTGGATGGCCTGCCACAGGTCTTCGAGGCGATGCTCGCGGGGAAGACTCACGGGCGGATCCTGGTGGAGGTCGCACCCCCATCCGACACGAACGGCGGCTAA
- a CDS encoding fumarate hydratase — protein sequence MTIIRETDFVQSIADALQFISYYHPRDYIEALTAAYEIEESPAAKDAMAQILVNSRMCAEGHRPICQDTGMVVVFLKIGMEVRWDTTQGIQEMVDAGVRRAYSHPDNVLRASMVSPPIGERRNTGDNTPAVVHVELVPGNRVEVRLAAKGGGSENKAKFAVLNPSESLVDWVLKTVPTMGAGWCPPGMLGIGIGGSAEKAMLLAKESLMEHIDIHEIKARGPANPIEALRMELHEKVNGLGIGAQGLGGLTTVLDVKILTYPTHAASLPVAMIPNCAATRHLEFTLDGSGPVALIPPSLDDWPPITWDAAAGTRRVHLDGLTREDIATWQPGERLLLSGKLLTGRDAAHKRIADLLDRGERLPDGVDLTNRFIYYVGPVDPVRDEVVGPAGPTTATRMDKFTDQLLERTGLIGMIGKAERGPAAIDAIKKHGAVYLMAVGGAAFLVAKAIKSSRLVAFEDLGMEAIREFEVEDMPVTVAVDSRGESVHQTGPAKWRSTIGLIPVEVI from the coding sequence ATGACCATTATCCGCGAGACCGACTTTGTCCAAAGCATCGCCGACGCGCTGCAATTCATCTCCTACTATCACCCGCGCGACTATATCGAAGCCCTGACTGCAGCTTACGAGATCGAGGAATCGCCGGCCGCCAAGGATGCGATGGCTCAGATCCTCGTCAACTCGCGGATGTGCGCTGAGGGCCACCGACCGATCTGTCAGGACACCGGCATGGTCGTGGTCTTTCTGAAGATCGGCATGGAGGTGCGCTGGGATACAACCCAGGGGATTCAGGAGATGGTGGACGCGGGCGTGCGCAGGGCGTACAGCCATCCCGACAATGTGCTGCGCGCCTCCATGGTCTCGCCCCCCATCGGCGAGCGCAGGAACACCGGCGACAACACGCCGGCCGTCGTGCATGTCGAGCTGGTTCCCGGCAATCGGGTCGAGGTGCGTCTGGCGGCCAAGGGCGGCGGCTCAGAGAACAAGGCCAAGTTCGCGGTCTTGAACCCGAGCGAAAGCCTGGTCGACTGGGTGCTCAAGACGGTCCCGACCATGGGTGCCGGTTGGTGCCCGCCCGGGATGCTCGGGATCGGGATCGGCGGATCCGCCGAGAAGGCGATGCTGCTCGCGAAGGAGTCCCTGATGGAGCACATCGACATCCACGAGATCAAGGCGCGCGGGCCTGCGAACCCCATCGAAGCCCTGCGCATGGAGCTGCACGAGAAGGTCAACGGTCTCGGCATCGGCGCGCAGGGTCTCGGCGGGCTCACCACGGTGCTGGATGTGAAGATCCTGACCTACCCGACCCATGCCGCCTCGCTCCCGGTCGCCATGATCCCCAACTGCGCCGCGACGCGGCATCTGGAATTCACGCTCGACGGCTCCGGGCCGGTTGCACTCATCCCGCCGAGCCTGGACGATTGGCCTCCGATCACCTGGGACGCGGCTGCCGGGACGCGCCGCGTCCATCTCGACGGACTGACCCGCGAGGACATCGCGACCTGGCAGCCGGGCGAGCGCCTCCTGCTCTCGGGCAAGCTGCTGACCGGTCGGGACGCCGCGCACAAACGCATCGCCGATCTCCTGGACCGAGGCGAACGCCTGCCGGACGGCGTGGATCTCACCAACCGCTTCATCTACTACGTCGGCCCCGTCGACCCGGTGCGCGACGAGGTCGTGGGTCCGGCCGGACCGACCACGGCCACACGGATGGACAAGTTCACCGACCAATTGCTGGAGCGCACAGGTCTGATCGGGATGATCGGCAAGGCCGAGCGCGGGCCCGCTGCGATCGACGCCATCAAGAAGCATGGAGCGGTCTACCTGATGGCCGTCGGCGGCGCGGCCTTCTTGGTCGCCAAGGCGATCAAGTCGTCGCGACTCGTCGCCTTCGAGGATCTGGGGATGGAGGCGATCCGCGAATTCGAGGTCGAGGACATGCCGGTCACCGTCGCCGTCGACAGCCGCGGCGAATCTGTTCATCAAACCGGGCCGGCCAAATGGCGCAGCACGATCGGGCTGATCCCGGTGGAGGTCATTTAA